The sequence below is a genomic window from Sneathiella sp. P13V-1.
GCCCTGCGCACCTTTCAGCAGGTCTGTGATGAGCTGGGTATCCAATTTGATCGCGCCATCTATAACAAATGTCTTGGGCGCAACCTGCAATCCACAGAAAAGCTGCTGACCCGCGAACTTGAGGGCTTTGAAACTTCCACCTTTATGCCTTTATGGACGGGTCTTTATCATGAAGAAGCTGTGTTAAGGCCTGTCCCCACAAAGGAGGGGGTCGAAGACTTTCTGAACGCCCTTAAAAACTGGGACATCCCCATGGCGGTCGCCACATCGTCAGGCCAAGATAAAGCCGCCAGCAAGTTATCCAATGCCGGAATTGATCATTTTTTTCATGAGGTTATCAGCGGCGATATGGTGGAGAACAGCAAGCCTGATCCCGAAATTTACCTGAAAGCCGCCAAAGCAGTTGGGTATCACCCAACGGACTGCCTTGCTCTGGAAGATAGCGACAATGGTGTGAAAGCCGCCCATAGCGCCGGAATGCTGGTCTTTCAGATCCCGGATCTGGTCCCACCGTCACCGGAAACAGAAGCACTTGGACATAATATCGTGACCTCCATGACCGTGGTTCATGGAAGATTTGTTCCACATACGAAATGAAATTCGACAGAAATAGGAAAATTGACAAAGATCCATCCTGCAACCTAATGTAGCAGCTTCTTTTCTGTCTCCACCCCTATTGGAATTGCGCTTATGTGGTCCGTGTCCCTGTCCATTCTGCCGATCTTTTTGCTGTTGATCCTTGGCTATGTCTTGCGCCGCAATGCGTTTCCGGGGGAAGGTTTCTGGCCAATGGCGGACAAGGTCACCTATTGGATTTTGTTCCCCTGTCTTCTGTTTTTCAGAACCACAACAGCTCCGCTGGGCGGTGATCTGGTCGGGCCATACGCGCTGGCGCTTGTGGGGGCGCTCACCCTTTGCGCCATCTTCGCGGTGGTCAGCACCAAGCTGTTTGGTATTTCAAACCGGGTCGGCGGATCCCTTTTTCAGGGGGCAACACGACACAACACCTTTATCGCCTTTGCCACCGCTGATCTTCTTTTTGGCAATGACGGCCTTCTGATTGCGGCGGTTGCCACGTCATTGTTGGTGCCGCCAACCAACCTTTTCTGCGTCACCGCCCTTGTCACCTATCAGGGCAATGAAAATGGGGATCTGAAACGCAGATTGTTGCAAGAGATTTTGCGAAACCCATTACTGATTGCCATCGCGGCAGGGGTCACCTTGAACTTGACCGGTATTGGCCCGCTCCCCGTGATCCATGATATGGCGGACATTCTCTCCCGTGCAGCGTTGCCTTTTGCGCTTCTGTGTGTAGGTGCCGGGCTTCATATCCGCGCCATGAAGGCGGAAACCAAATCACTTATTCTGTCCAGCCTTGGCAAATTGGTGGTCTTTCCGGCCATCATGATTTTGGTGATCAATATCTTCGATCTGGATGGTCCGGCAGCGGTTATCCTGCTGATTTACGGCGCGGTGCCAACGGCGAGCTCAGGCTACGCCCTCGCCCGTCAGCTTGGCAGTGATGAAAAGGTCATGGCCGCCATCATCACCATTCAAACCCTGCTGTCCATGATCACCCTGCCAGTGACCGTGGCGTTAGGAATGCAGTTTTATGTAACGGGTTAATCAGGGTTTCCGCACAGACTGCATTTGGGATCAGGGCGGACCTTCACCTTTCGAAAATCCGTGTAGAGAGCATCATAAATCAGAAGCTGGCCGGACATGCTGTCCCCAACTTCCAACAACTCTTTCAGGATTTCAGTGGCCTGCAAGGATCCCATGGTTCCGGCAAGCGCCCCCAAAACGCCTGCTTCCCCGCAGGTACGCGCCACATCGGCGGGCGGAGGTGCCGGGAAAATGCAGCGATAACAAGGGTGATCACCACCAAGGTAAGCCTTGTAAGTGGAAAGCTGCCCTTCAAATTGCAGCATGGCCGCAGAGACCAGCGTTTTCTTCATGCGATAGCAGGTATCGTTGATCAGAAAACGGGTTCCGAAATTATCAGATCCATCCGCAATCAGATCATAATCCGCAAACAGCTTTTCCGCATTATCCTCGGTCAGACGCTCATTATGGGGGACAATTTTCACATCCGGATTAATCCGCGCGACGGACTGTTCTGCGCTCACCACTTTTGGGGTGCCAATATCCGCGTTCCCGTGGGCGATCTGACGTTGCAGATTACTCAGATCAACAACGTCATCATCAACCACGCCAATGGTCCCCACACCGGCCGCCGCCAGATAGAGGATTAAGGGGGAGCCAAGCCCCCCTGCCCCGATAACCAGCACCTTGGACTGCAGCAATTTCTGCTGACCCATGCCGCCCACTTCACGAAGAACAAGGTGACGGGCATAGCGGTCAAGCTGGTCATCGGTAAGCGCCATATTTTAGATCCCGTCAAACAGGGCTGTGGACAGGTAGCGTTCTGCGAAAGACGGAATGATCACAACGATCCGTTTTCCGGCCATATCATCCCGTTCCGCAAGTTCCAGCGCCGCCGCCAGTGCCGCACCAGAGGAAATACCAACCGGAATGCCTTCTTCACGCGCGATTGCACGGGACGTTTCGAACGCTGTTTCATTACCGATGGTGATGACTTCATCAATCAGGGAACGATCCAGATTTTCCGGAATAAAGTTCGCGCCAATACCCTGAATTTTGTGCGGACCAGGCTTACCACCAGAAATGATCGGGCTGTCTTCAGGTTCAACCGCAATGATTTTGATGTCTTTGTTGTGAGCTTTTAGCACTGTGCCAACACCGGTCAGCGTTCCGCCGGTGCCCACACCCATAACAACCGCATCCACATTACCCTCTGTGTCTGCCAGAATTTCTTCGGCAGTTGTGACTTTGTGAACGGCTGGGTTTGCTGGGTTTTCAAACTGCTGCGGGATGATGGCATCACCATATTCTTCTACAAGTTCCTGCGCGCGCT
It includes:
- a CDS encoding HesA/MoeB/ThiF family protein; this translates as MALTDDQLDRYARHLVLREVGGMGQQKLLQSKVLVIGAGGLGSPLILYLAAAGVGTIGVVDDDVVDLSNLQRQIAHGNADIGTPKVVSAEQSVARINPDVKIVPHNERLTEDNAEKLFADYDLIADGSDNFGTRFLINDTCYRMKKTLVSAAMLQFEGQLSTYKAYLGGDHPCYRCIFPAPPPADVARTCGEAGVLGALAGTMGSLQATEILKELLEVGDSMSGQLLIYDALYTDFRKVKVRPDPKCSLCGNPD
- the cysK gene encoding cysteine synthase A — protein: MNKNPPRGKIYDSIIDTIGATPLVRADRFAKSRGAKAEILLKLEFFNPLASVKDRISIAMIEALEEAGKIGPNTKIVEPTSGNTGIGLAFVCAAKGYDLTLVMPESMSIERRKMFKLLGANLELTEAPKGMNGSVQRAQELVEEYGDAIIPQQFENPANPAVHKVTTAEEILADTEGNVDAVVMGVGTGGTLTGVGTVLKAHNKDIKIIAVEPEDSPIISGGKPGPHKIQGIGANFIPENLDRSLIDEVITIGNETAFETSRAIAREEGIPVGISSGAALAAALELAERDDMAGKRIVVIIPSFAERYLSTALFDGI
- a CDS encoding AEC family transporter, which translates into the protein MWSVSLSILPIFLLLILGYVLRRNAFPGEGFWPMADKVTYWILFPCLLFFRTTTAPLGGDLVGPYALALVGALTLCAIFAVVSTKLFGISNRVGGSLFQGATRHNTFIAFATADLLFGNDGLLIAAVATSLLVPPTNLFCVTALVTYQGNENGDLKRRLLQEILRNPLLIAIAAGVTLNLTGIGPLPVIHDMADILSRAALPFALLCVGAGLHIRAMKAETKSLILSSLGKLVVFPAIMILVINIFDLDGPAAVILLIYGAVPTASSGYALARQLGSDEKVMAAIITIQTLLSMITLPVTVALGMQFYVTG
- a CDS encoding HAD family hydrolase, which translates into the protein MKKAVIFDMDGLLLDTEVVALRTFQQVCDELGIQFDRAIYNKCLGRNLQSTEKLLTRELEGFETSTFMPLWTGLYHEEAVLRPVPTKEGVEDFLNALKNWDIPMAVATSSGQDKAASKLSNAGIDHFFHEVISGDMVENSKPDPEIYLKAAKAVGYHPTDCLALEDSDNGVKAAHSAGMLVFQIPDLVPPSPETEALGHNIVTSMTVVHGRFVPHTK